The DNA region GGATCGGCTCGCCGTTCAGCTCCTGACGCAGCACCTTGACGAGCATCGACTCGGCGGCCTTCGCCGCGTTGTAACCGCCACCGCCGGGATAGCCGACCTGGGCGGCCGTGGAGGTCACGAACACCGTGTCGGCGTGTCCGCTCTTCTGCGCCGCGAGACGCAGGAGTGGCAGCAGGCCCGCCACGAGTCGCTGCGTCGACAGCACGTTCGCGTCGTACATCCACTGCCAGTCATCGACGGATCCGCCCTCGACGCTGTCGGTGCCGCGTGCGCCGCCCGCCACCTGCACGAGCGCGTGCACCGGCCCCGTGCGCCTCAGCTCATCGACCAGGGAGGACACCGCATCCGCATCCGTCAGATCGCAGGCGATGGAGCGGGAGCCGGTCTGCTCGTCGAGCACGGCGAGTCGCTCCGCGCGCCGGGCGACTCCGACCACGTCCCAGCCCTGCGCGCGCAGCGCGCGCACCGTGGCCTCCCCGATCCCGCTGCTGGCCCCCGTGACCACTGCACGTCTGTTCACCATGCCTCCACCGTACGACGTCCCCGCTCGCAAACCGATCATCCGCGTGTTACGTAACATTTCCCCGCGCTTGTCAGGCCGCATCCCTCCTTCGTACCCTCGCAGGAGGGCAGCAGCCCACCACCCGACATCCACGCCCACTGGGGGAGATTTCCGAATGACCGCTGAAGACTGGCGTTTCGAGACCAAGCAGATCCACTCCGGTGCCGCGCCGGACCCGGTCACCGGCTCGCGCGCGACTCCGATCTACCAGACCACCTCGTTCGTCTTCCGCGACACCGAGCACGCCGCCAACCTCTTCTCGCTGGCCGAGACGGGCAACATCTACACGCGCATCCAGAACCCCACGCAGGACGTCGTCGAGCAGCGCCTCGCCGCGCTCGAGGGCGGCACGGCCGCGCTGCTCGTCGCCTCGGGCATGTCCGCCGCGACGCTGTCGATCCTCAACCTGGCGTCCGCCGGCGACCACGTCGTCGCCTCCTCGGCACTGTACGGCGGCACCTACAACCTGCTGAAGTACACCCTCGACCGTCTCGGCATCGAGACCACGTTCGTGGAGGACCAGGACGACCCGCAGGCGTGGGAGGCGGCCGTCCGCCCCAACACCAAGCTCTTCTTCGCCGAGTCGATCGGCAACCCGAAGATCAACGTCCTCGACATCGAGACCGTGGCCGGCATCGCGCACAGCCACGGCGTCCCGCTGATCATCGACAACACGATCGCCACCCCGTACCTGCTGCGTCCGTTCGAGCACGGCGCCGACATCGTCATCCACGCGGCGACGAAGTTCCTCGGCGGTCACGGCACCGTCATCGCCGGTGCGATCGTCGACGGCGGGACCTTCCCGTGGTCCGAGCACGCCGACAAGTTCCCGGGTCTGACCGAGCCGGACCCCTCTTACCACGGCGTCAGCTACTCCGGCGTGCTCGGCGACGGCATCGCCTACATCATCAAGGCCCGGGTGCAGCTGCTGCGCGATCTCGGCCCCGCGATCGCCCCCGCCAGCGCCTGGCAGCTCATCCAGGGGATCGAGACCCTGTCGCTGCGCATGGAGCGTCACGTGGAGAACACCAAGGAGATCGCGGCCTGGCTCGAGCGCCTCGACGACATCGCCTCGGTCAGCTACGCCGGTCTGCCCAGCTCCCCCTGGTACGCGGCCGCCAACAAGTACACGCCCAAGGGTCCCGGCGCCGTGTTCAGCTTCGAGCTCAAGGGCGGCGTGGACGCGGGTCGCGCGTTCGTCGACAACCTCAAGCTGTTCAGCCACCTCGCCAACATCGGCGACGTGCGCTCGCTGGTCATCCACCCGGCGTCGACCACCCACTCGCAGCTCTCGCCCGAGCAGCAGCTCTCCAGCGGCGTCACCCCCGGTCTGGTGCGCCTGTCGGTCGGACTCGAGAACGTCGAGGATCTCAAGGCCGACCTGGAGCAGGCCCTCGCGGCCGCTCGAGCCGTCGTCGAGGCCGCTCGCGCCTGACATCCCGCTCCCGCAGACGCCGGATGCCTCGGACCGCCCGGTCCGGGGCATCCGGCGTCTGCGGCGTGTAACCTGCCCGCTCTCGACCGCGGCACCCGGGAGAATGGAGACATGGACTGGCAGACGACCCCGGAGGACACGGTGCCGTCGGCGCCCGTGACCGAAGCCGACGAGCGTCTGCTCCGGGCTCGGCCACCGGCCACGGGCGCCTGGCGCGACGGCGACCCCGCCGGGCATCGCCGCTTCACCTTCCTGGGCGACTTCCACACCGAGAACGGCGAGCACCTGCCGGCGACGAGGCTCGCCTGGGAGTCATGGGGCGAGCTGAACGAGGCGCGGGACAACGCCGTGCTGATCCTGCACGCTCTCACGGGCGACAGCCATGTGCGCGGCGAGGCGGGGGCCGGGCACCCCACCGCGGGATGGTGGGAGCAGGTGGTCGGTCCCGGTGCCGCCGTGGACACCGACCGCTGGTTCGTGATCGCCCCGAACATGCTCGGCGGATGTCAGGGGTCCACCGGCCCCGCGAGCGTCGCACCCGACGGGCGGGAATGGGCTTCCCGCTTCCCGTACCTGACGATCCGCGATCAGGTGACGGCGCAGATCCGGTTGGCGGATTCGCTCGGCATCGATCGCTGGGCGGCGGTGATCGGCGGTTCGATGGGGGGCATGCACGCGCTGGAGTGGGCCATCATGGAGCCGGAGCGCGTGCAGCGCCTGGGCGTGCTGTCCTCTCCCCCGGTGACCACGGCGGATCAGCTCGCCCTCAACTTCGTGCAGCTGGAGACCGTGCGGATGGACCCGCACTTCGCCGGCGGCGAGTACTACGACGCCGCGCTGGGCGAGGGCCCGCACCGAGGCCTGGCCCTGGCGCGCCGCATGGCGCTGCTGAACTACCGCAGCCCCATCGAGCTCAATCAGCGCTTCCAGCGCTCCTGGCAGTCCGGCGTCTCACCGCTGGGCCGCGGAGGGCGCTTCGCCGTGCAGTCGTACCTGGACTTCCACGGCAACAAGTTCACCCGCCGCTTCGACGCCAACAGCTACATCACGGTCGTCGAGGCGATGAACTCCCACGACATCGGCCGCGACCGCGGCGGCGTCGAGGAGGCGCTGCACACCATCACCGCCAAGACCCTCGTGCTGGGCATCGACAGCGACCGTCTGTTCCCCGTGGACGGGCAGCAGCGCATCGCACGCAGCATTCCCGGACTCATCGACGAGGAGGCGATCGTGCTGTCCAGCGACTTCGGCCACGACGGCTTCCTCATCGAGACCGACGAGGTCGGGATGCACCTGCGGCGTCTGCTGGACTCCTGAGCCCGCGCGGTCCGGCGCCGCGCCGGTCACCGGTCGCCCTCAGGTGCGCTGATACGTCCAGGGCGGGTCTCCCATCAGCAGTCGATGCCGTGCCCCCGCCGGCCCCGGCCGGTCGGGATGCTCCTCATCGCCCGCCCACATCACGATCCTTCCCCCGTCGGTCGTGCGCACGTGCGTGGCGAACAACGCGGGCTCCCGCACCGAGGTGAGTGCCTCGTCGACAGTGCGATGCGCGAGCAGTCCGTGCAGCGTCACCCAGGTCGGCGGCGCCAGCACGAGCGCACCGGAGGCATGCTCGGCCAGCGCACGCGCGGCCGTCAGCCACACGGCATCCGTGATCTCGCCGGGATTCACACGCACCTCGTCGCCACGATCCCTGGCGAGGAAGAACCAGGTGCGGAATCGCGCCGGCGCCTCGGCAGGCGGAATCCACCGCGAGAGCAGCGTCAGATCACGGATGCCGATGCCGGCCTCTTCACGGGTCTCGCGCACGGCGGCCCGCTGCGCGGCGACCGCCTCCGCGGGCTCTCCATCCCGGTCGGCCGGGTCGACGCTGCCGCCGGGGAACACCCAGGCGCCGGGGAACGACCCGGTCATCGGCCGGCGCAGCAGCAGCGTCTCGGGCCCCGCGCCCGCGTCGCGCAGCACCACCGCAGTGCCGGCGACACGGATCGGCGTGTCAGTGCCCACGTCCGCTCAGCCCTCTTCGGACGCGTCGATCGCCGCCTCGAGCCGCTGGATCTTGGCATCCAGTTCGCCGCTGTAGCCGGGGCGGATGTCGGCCTTGAGGACGAGGGACACGCGGGATCCGAACGGCATCACCGCTTCGGTCGCCTGCTTGACGACGCCCATCACGGTGTCCCAGTCCGGCCCCTCGATCTCGGTGAACATGCTCGTGGTGCGGTGCGCGAGGCCCGACTGGCGCACCACGCGGACGGCGGCGGCGACCGCGTCGTGGACGGAGTCGCCGGAGCGGCCGTTGCCTGAGGGGGCGACTGAGAATGCGACGAGCATGGGATACCTCCGGATTCGTTGGGTTCAGCGCGTGACGCGGCTGCGCACGGGCGGTGTCGGGGTGCGCACGACGGCGCGCACCCCATGGACGAGAAGGACGATGAGCAGCAGGTTGCGCACGGTGAGGACGAGCACAGCGCCCGGCGCGGCCTGCAGCAGCTGATCATAGACGAGGGGGTAGACGCAGAAGGTGAGCGCGCACAGCAGCGCCACGAGCACCATCGCCGTCCGTGCGCGCGGTCTGTCGTAGACGATCCACAGGAGGACCGGCACGATCAGCCAGGTCTGGAACTGCGGGGAGCCGACCTTGTTGGTGACGATCAGCCCAGCCACGAGCGCCAGCGAGAGCGGCGGCAGCAGTCGCTGCCATGCCGTGCCCCGGCGGGCGCGCAGGACGCCGAGCAGGAGGATGCCCGCGGTGACCAGGACCATGACGGGCGTCAGGGCGGCGGAGACCGCCTCGGCGCCCGGTGCGGAGATCTGGAACGTGAGGATCTCATGGCTGTACTCGATCCGCGCGCTCCCCGCCATGGCGAGCCAGAGGAACCCGGTCGCCGCGACCGCCTCGAGCTGCAGACCACGACCGGTCTGCGCGGTGAGGAACCCGAGGACGTGCTCCCCCGCGCCGAGCAGCAGCAGGACGCCGACGACCACGACCGTGACGGTCGCCGACGCCACGAGCACGTCCCTGACGCGGCGACCGGCTGCGAGGGCCGCCAGCACGATGGCTCCGGGCCAGACCTTCACCCATGCGCCGATGGCCAGCAGCACGGTCCCGGTGCGAGGGCGACGAGCCAGCCACAGACCGCCCACGAGGGCCACCGGCACGGTGATCGCGTCGATCCGATACAGTGCGACGGGTCCGAGCAGCAGCAGCGCCGTCGCCCAGAACCACGCCGCCATCCGCCGCCGTCTCGTTCCGCCGTCGCGCACCAGCACGGCGAACCCCAGCAGGTCGCACGCCGTGACCAGCACCGCCCAGCCCACCAAGTAGCCGCCCTGCGGTCCGAGCACGACCCCCAGCGGCACGGCCGGCAGCTGGGCGAGCAGCATGGGCAGCAGCGCCAGCTGAGGATAGACCCACTCCTCCGTGACGCCCATGACGGGGCCGCCGGCGAGCGCCGAAGCGGTCCACGGCCGGTAGACCAGCACGACATCGCCCATGGGCTGGGCGGACAGCACCCACCCGAGCCATGCCGTCACGACGTGCACGGCGATGAAGACGCTCCACAGCACGGCGGTGCGGGCCCGTCTGCGCATCATCGTGCCCTCCGGCATCCGCGCCCCGGGTGCGCTCCCGCTCGCCGGCGGCGGCGCGGCGCCCTCACGCGATCAGCTCCGCGATCGCCGCGGGCAGCGCCTCCGCCACGTCCATCGCGACGATGGGATGCCCGACGGCCCCGTCGCGCGCGCCGGATGCGATGGCAGCGGCGAACCCGTGCAGCCAGGCCGCCGCCGCCGCGACCTCCTCGTGCGGACGGCCCGGGGCGGCCGCCAGCAGCGTGCCGAGGATGCCCGCCAGCACATCACCCGTCCCCGCGGTGGCGAGCCAGGCCGGGGCATCGGTCACGGCGATCGTGCGACCGTCCGGCGAGGCGATGAGGGTGCGCGCCCCCTTGCACAGCACGACGGCGTGCAGCATCCGCGCGACCTCGATGCTCGCCGCCGCCCGGTGCTCGGGAGATCCGGAGGCGGCCTCCTGCGGGCGGGCGATGCCGAGCTGTTCGCACAGCCTGTCCAGCTCCCCGCCGTGCGGGGTGAGGACCAGGGGCGCGACGGCCTCCTGCGCGAGGTCCAGCGCCCCCGCGTCCACCACGACCGGCGTCCGGCCCGAGAGCACCCGTCTCAGCGCGGTCTGCTCGTGCTCGCTGCGATGCGCGGCGTCCGTCCCCGAGCCGATGACCCATGCACCCACCCGCGTGCGGCCGATCTCGTCACCGACGACGGTCTCCGGACGGCGCGCCAGCACGGCATCCGGCGCCCCTCCCAGGTAGCGGACGTACCCGGCACCCGTGCGCCAGGCGGCCTCCACGCCCAGCACCGCCGCCCCCGGATAGGCCGCCGACCCCGTGCGCAGCGCGACCACCCCGCGGCTGTACTTGTCATCGGCGGCGGTGGGGATGCGCAGGACAGCCGCGGTGTCCGCCATCGTCCACTCCCGGATCATGATCTCCACGCTAGCGCTCCCTTCCGCACGCGCACCCGGTAGCGTCGACGTGTGACCACGCTGTTCTCGCCTCTGACGCTCCGCTCCCGAACCTTCCGCAACCGCCTGTGGGTGTCGCCCATGTGCATGTACAGCGCCGTGGACGGCGTGCCGCAGCGCTGGCACCGCACCCACCTGGCCCAGTTCGCCTCCGGCGGCGCGGGGCTCATCATGGCGGAGGCCACGGCGGTCGTCGCGGAGGGCCGGATCTCCCCCCGGGACACGGGGCTGTGGACCGAGCAGCAGCGTGCGGCGTGGTCTGAGATCGTCGACGACGTGCACGAGCGCGGTGGTCTGCTGGGGGTGCAGCTCGCGCACGCCGGACGCATGGCGTCCACCTGGTGGCCGTGGGCGGATCAGCGCGGGTCCGTGCCGGTGTCCGAGGGAGGGTGGGCGACCGTCGCGCCGTCTGCGATCGCCTTCGACGACTATGCCGAGCCCGCCGCCCTCGACGTCGACGGTATCGAGCGCGTGGTCGCCGGGTTCGCGGAGGCTGCCCGCCGCGCCGTGCAGGCCGGGTTCGACGTTCTCGAGGTGCACGGCGCGCACGGATACCTGCTGCACGAGTTCCTGTCCCCGCTGTCGAACGCGCGCACCGACGAGTACGGCGGGTCGCTGCCGAATCGTGCGCGCCTGCTACTGCGCGCGGTGCGGGCCGTGCGGGAATCGGCCGGGGAGGCGCTGCCGGTGTTCGTGCGACTGTCGGCCACCGACTACGCCGACGGCGGTTTCACCCCCGAGGAGGCCGCGCAGGTCGGACTGTGGGCGGTGGATGCCGGGGCGGATCTCATCGACGTGTCCAGCGGCGGCATCGTCCCGCGGCCGAGGATCGACTATCGCCCCGGCTATCAGGTGCCGTTCGCCGCGACGATCAGGGAGGGCGGCGTGCCGACGGCGGCGGTCGGTCTCATCACGAGTGCCCGACAGGCTCAGGAGGTGCTGGACGGCGGGGCCGCGGATGCCGTCTTCGCGGGCCGCGAATGGCTGCGCGACCCGCACTTCGCCCTGCGTGCCGCGCACGAGCTGCACGTGCAGGCCGACTGGCCGCCGCAGTACCTGCGCGCGCGCTGGCGGGACTGAGCCGGGGTCGCCGCGCACGGCCCCGGCGCGAGCCCCGTGCGTCCGGCCCGGTCAGCGGCCGTATCCGCGGCGCGTGGCGTCCTGCACCTCGCCCACGAGTTCCTCGAGGACGTCCTCCAGGAACAGCACTGCCGTCACCGTGCCCGCTCCGTCCCGGACCTTGGCGAGGTGCCTGCCGGCATTGCGCATGGCGGCCAGCGCATCCTCCAGGTCGGTGTCCTCCTGCACGGGCACCATGTGGTTGATCCGCTTGGCGGGCAGCTGCGCGTCCTGCTGAGCGCCGGCGTCCTCGGAGACGCGCAGCACGTCCTTCAGGTGCACGTACCCGACCGGTGTCCGATCCTCGTCCACGATCACGTACCGCGAGAAGCCGTAGCGGGCGACCGCGCGCTCCACGTCCGCGGGCGTGGCCGTCTCCGGCAGGGTGATCAGCTCCGTCATCGGCACCGCGATGTCCCGCGCCTTCTTGTCGGTGAACTCGACGACGGCGGCGACCGTCCCCGATGCGTCGTCCAGCACGCCCTCCCGGCGTGAGCGTGCCACGATCGTGGCGACCTCGTCGATCGTGAACGTCGAGGACGCCTCGCTCTTCGGCTCGACGCGGAACAGCCGCAGCGCCGCATTGGCCATGGCGTTCAGCGCGCTGATCACAGGTCGGAACACGCGGGAGATCCACACCAGCGGCGGCGCGAGGAGCAGCACCGCACGATCGGGCATCGAGAATGCGAGGTTCTTGGGGACCATCTCCCCGAACACCACGTGCAGGAACGACACCAGCGCCAGCGTGATCACGAACGCGGTGACGGAGATCATCCCGTCGGCCCAGCCCAGCGCTCGCATGGGCACCTCGAGCAGGTGGTGGATCGCCGGCTCGGAGACGTTGAGGATCAGCAGGGAGCAGATCGTGATGCCCAGCTGGGATGTCGCCAGCATGAGGGTCGCATGCTCCATCGCGTACAGCGCGGTCTTCGCGCTGTGCACGCCGCGCTCGGCGATCGGCTCGATCTGCGAGCGTCGCGCGGAGACGACCGCGAACTCACCGCCGACGAAGAACGCGTTCGCCAGCAGCAGCACGATCAGCCAGACCAGGCCCGTCCAGTCGCTCACCGGTCCGTCTCCGTCCCGTCGTCGGTGGCGGGTGCGGGGTCGGGCACGTAGCGCACACGGTCGACGCGGCGGCCGTCCATGCGGACGACGGTGAGCGCACCGCTGTCCACCCGCACCTCGTCGCCGGGCACCGGCACGCGCTCGAGCACGCTCATCATGTAGCCGCCGACCGTGTCGTAGACCTCGCCCTCGGGCACCTCGATGTCCGTGCGTGCGAGCAGCTCGTCAGGCCGCAGCTCACCCGGGAAGGTGATCGACCCGGCGTGGCGGACGATGCCCGCGCGCGAGCGGTCGTGCTCGTCGAACACCTCTCCGACGATCTCCTCGATGAGGTCCTCCAGGGTGACGATGCCCGCCGTGCCGCCGTACTCGTCGACGACGACGGCCATCTGATACCCCTTCGAGCGCAGCTCCGCGACCAGCACGTCCAGGTGCACCGTCTCCGGCACTCGCAGCGGTTCGGTGCTCAGCGCGCCGACCGGCACTTCGAGGCGCTTCTCGCGCGGTACCGAGATCGCCGCCTTCAGATGCACGACCCCGGTGATGTCATCGAGATCGTCGTCGTAGACGGGGAACCGGCTGTGACCCGTGCTACGCGCGAGACGGATGACGTCATCCGCCGAGTCGCCGACGGAGATCGCGTGCATGCTGGGCCGCGGAGTCATGATGTCGTCGGCGGTGAGCCGGGCGAACGTCAGGCTGCGGTCCAGCAGGGTCGCGGTGTCCTCCTCGAGCACGCCCTGACTGGCCGAGCGGCGCACGAGCGATGACAGCTCCTCCGCGCTGCGCGCACCGGAGAGCTCCTCCTTCGGCTCGATGCCGACCGCGCGCAGCACGGCGTTCGCGCTGCCGTTGAGCGCCAGCACGGCGGGCTTGAAGACCAGGGTGAAGGCGGTCTGCAGCGGAATGACGAGCTTCGCCGTCTGCACGGGCAGGGCGAGCGCGAAGTTCTTCGGCACCAACTCGCCGAGGATCATCGACAGGAAGGTGGCGACCAGCATCGCCACGGTGACCGAGACCGGAGCAGCCGCCTCCGGCGGCACCCCCCAGACCCGCAGAAGCGGTGCGAGCATCGTCGAGATGGCCGGTTCCATCGTGTATCCGGTGAGCAGCGTCGTCAGCGTGATCCCGAGCTGCGCCGAGGAGAGGTGCGTGGAGGTCACCTTCAGTGCGCGGATCGTGAGGAGCAGTCGGAGTTCGCCGCGCGCCCTGCGCGCCTCGAGCTCGGCGCGATCGAGATTGACCAGGGCGAACTCGCTGGCGACGAAGATCCCCGTGCCGACGATGAGCAGGAGCCCCACGCCCAGCAGCAGATATTCCATCAGCTGGCTGCCTCGCGCGGTGCGGGAGGCGGGCAGTGGGGCGATGTACTGCAAGAAGGAGGGTCGTCCATAGTGCGCATGATCCTATCGAACCCCGCTGGGAGCAAGGCCGGGATGAATCCGTGGGACGGGGGCTCACCAACCGACCGGCAGCGCCTTGCCCTCCTCGTACCCCGACGCGGACTGCAGGCCCACGAGAGCGCGGTCGTGGAATTCCGCCACCGTCGACGCTCCCGCATACGTGAACGAGGAGCGCACGCCCGCCGTGATCATGTCCACGAGGTCCTCCACGCCGGGGCGCAGCGGGTCCAGGTAGATCATGGACGAGGAGATGCCCTCGGCGAAGAGCTCCTTCCGCGCCCGCTCGTAGGGATCGAGGCGCTCGAATCTCGCCTGCACGGCCTTGGTGGAGGCCATCCCCCAGGACTCCTTGTACACGCGTCCCTCGGCGTCGTGCAGCAGCTCTCCCGGAGCCTCGATCGTGCCCGCGAACCAGGAGCCGATCATCACCGAGGAGGCGCCCGCCGCCAGTGCCAGCGCGACGTCGCGCGGATAGCGGACCCCGCCGTCCGCCCACACGTGCGCGCCCAGCTCCCTCGCCGCCGCGGCGGTCTCCAGCACGGCGGAGAACTGCGGACGCCCGACGGCCGTCATCATGCGGGTGGTGCACATCGCCCCGGGCCCGACGCCCACCTTCAGGATGCTTGCGCCCGCGCGCACCAGGTCGTGCACGGCGTCGGAGGTGACGACGTTGCCCGCGACGATCGGGATGCCCAGGTCGAGCCGCGCGACGGCCTCCAGCGCGCGCAGCATGCCCTCCTGATGGCCGTGCGCCGTGTCGACGACCAGCACGTCCACTCCGGCGGACGCCAGGGCCGCGGACTTGCCCGCCACATCGCCGTTGATGCCCACGGCCGCCGCCACGGCGAGGCGCCCGTCGGTGTCGACAGCGGGCCGGTAGAGGCTTGAGCGCAGCGCGGTGCGCGGCGTGAGCGTGCCCACCACCTGGCCGCGTTCGAGCATCAGCACGATCTCGGCGTCCGCCGCGTCGACGGCGTCGAAGGCCGCACGCCCCTCGCCGATGTCCTCCGTGGAGATCGCAATCGGCTCGGAATGCACGAGGTCGCCCAGCGCGGCGTCCGGCAGCGCCGTCGCGAGACGGGGCGCGGCCAGGACCCCCACCACGTCCTCGCGCCGCAGTTCCTCTGCACCCCGCTGCTCGGCGACGACGATGCCCCGACCGGGCAGCGCGGGCAGCAGCCGCAGCGCGTCGGCGACGGCGGCGCGCGGCGAGAGCACCAGCGGAGTGTCCCAGCGCACCGGCTGGCGCTTGACCCAGCGGATGGCCGCATCCAGCTCCTGCAGCGGCAGGTCCTGCGGAAGCACGCCGAGCCCGCCGCGTCTGGCGAGAGTCGCGGCCAGGCGCGGCCCCGTCACGGAGTTCATGTTCGCGGCGACCAGCGGCACGGTCGCGGGCGTGCCGTCGCCGGGCGCCAGATCGACCTGGAGACGGCTGTCGACAGCCGAACGCCGTGGCACCAGGAACACATCCGAATACGTCAGATCCACCGCG from Microbacterium soli includes:
- a CDS encoding SDR family oxidoreductase encodes the protein MVNRRAVVTGASSGIGEATVRALRAQGWDVVGVARRAERLAVLDEQTGSRSIACDLTDADAVSSLVDELRRTGPVHALVQVAGGARGTDSVEGGSVDDWQWMYDANVLSTQRLVAGLLPLLRLAAQKSGHADTVFVTSTAAQVGYPGGGGYNAAKAAESMLVKVLRQELNGEPIRVVEVAPGLVHTEEFTLNRLRGDRIAAEAVYSGVPEPLLGEDVADVIAYALNAPRRVNLDLVTMRPVAQSAQHLLARGPLQVRTDD
- a CDS encoding bifunctional o-acetylhomoserine/o-acetylserine sulfhydrylase — translated: MTAEDWRFETKQIHSGAAPDPVTGSRATPIYQTTSFVFRDTEHAANLFSLAETGNIYTRIQNPTQDVVEQRLAALEGGTAALLVASGMSAATLSILNLASAGDHVVASSALYGGTYNLLKYTLDRLGIETTFVEDQDDPQAWEAAVRPNTKLFFAESIGNPKINVLDIETVAGIAHSHGVPLIIDNTIATPYLLRPFEHGADIVIHAATKFLGGHGTVIAGAIVDGGTFPWSEHADKFPGLTEPDPSYHGVSYSGVLGDGIAYIIKARVQLLRDLGPAIAPASAWQLIQGIETLSLRMERHVENTKEIAAWLERLDDIASVSYAGLPSSPWYAAANKYTPKGPGAVFSFELKGGVDAGRAFVDNLKLFSHLANIGDVRSLVIHPASTTHSQLSPEQQLSSGVTPGLVRLSVGLENVEDLKADLEQALAAARAVVEAARA
- the metX gene encoding homoserine O-acetyltransferase MetX, which encodes MDWQTTPEDTVPSAPVTEADERLLRARPPATGAWRDGDPAGHRRFTFLGDFHTENGEHLPATRLAWESWGELNEARDNAVLILHALTGDSHVRGEAGAGHPTAGWWEQVVGPGAAVDTDRWFVIAPNMLGGCQGSTGPASVAPDGREWASRFPYLTIRDQVTAQIRLADSLGIDRWAAVIGGSMGGMHALEWAIMEPERVQRLGVLSSPPVTTADQLALNFVQLETVRMDPHFAGGEYYDAALGEGPHRGLALARRMALLNYRSPIELNQRFQRSWQSGVSPLGRGGRFAVQSYLDFHGNKFTRRFDANSYITVVEAMNSHDIGRDRGGVEEALHTITAKTLVLGIDSDRLFPVDGQQRIARSIPGLIDEEAIVLSSDFGHDGFLIETDEVGMHLRRLLDS
- a CDS encoding NUDIX hydrolase → MGTDTPIRVAGTAVVLRDAGAGPETLLLRRPMTGSFPGAWVFPGGSVDPADRDGEPAEAVAAQRAAVRETREEAGIGIRDLTLLSRWIPPAEAPARFRTWFFLARDRGDEVRVNPGEITDAVWLTAARALAEHASGALVLAPPTWVTLHGLLAHRTVDEALTSVREPALFATHVRTTDGGRIVMWAGDEEHPDRPGPAGARHRLLMGDPPWTYQRT
- a CDS encoding thiamine-binding protein, producing the protein MLVAFSVAPSGNGRSGDSVHDAVAAAVRVVRQSGLAHRTTSMFTEIEGPDWDTVMGVVKQATEAVMPFGSRVSLVLKADIRPGYSGELDAKIQRLEAAIDASEEG
- a CDS encoding ADP/ATP-dependent (S)-NAD(P)H-hydrate dehydratase; the protein is MIREWTMADTAAVLRIPTAADDKYSRGVVALRTGSAAYPGAAVLGVEAAWRTGAGYVRYLGGAPDAVLARRPETVVGDEIGRTRVGAWVIGSGTDAAHRSEHEQTALRRVLSGRTPVVVDAGALDLAQEAVAPLVLTPHGGELDRLCEQLGIARPQEAASGSPEHRAAASIEVARMLHAVVLCKGARTLIASPDGRTIAVTDAPAWLATAGTGDVLAGILGTLLAAAPGRPHEEVAAAAAWLHGFAAAIASGARDGAVGHPIVAMDVAEALPAAIAELIA
- a CDS encoding NADH:flavin oxidoreductase/NADH oxidase, whose amino-acid sequence is MTTLFSPLTLRSRTFRNRLWVSPMCMYSAVDGVPQRWHRTHLAQFASGGAGLIMAEATAVVAEGRISPRDTGLWTEQQRAAWSEIVDDVHERGGLLGVQLAHAGRMASTWWPWADQRGSVPVSEGGWATVAPSAIAFDDYAEPAALDVDGIERVVAGFAEAARRAVQAGFDVLEVHGAHGYLLHEFLSPLSNARTDEYGGSLPNRARLLLRAVRAVRESAGEALPVFVRLSATDYADGGFTPEEAAQVGLWAVDAGADLIDVSSGGIVPRPRIDYRPGYQVPFAATIREGGVPTAAVGLITSARQAQEVLDGGAADAVFAGREWLRDPHFALRAAHELHVQADWPPQYLRARWRD
- a CDS encoding hemolysin family protein, which gives rise to MSDWTGLVWLIVLLLANAFFVGGEFAVVSARRSQIEPIAERGVHSAKTALYAMEHATLMLATSQLGITICSLLILNVSEPAIHHLLEVPMRALGWADGMISVTAFVITLALVSFLHVVFGEMVPKNLAFSMPDRAVLLLAPPLVWISRVFRPVISALNAMANAALRLFRVEPKSEASSTFTIDEVATIVARSRREGVLDDASGTVAAVVEFTDKKARDIAVPMTELITLPETATPADVERAVARYGFSRYVIVDEDRTPVGYVHLKDVLRVSEDAGAQQDAQLPAKRINHMVPVQEDTDLEDALAAMRNAGRHLAKVRDGAGTVTAVLFLEDVLEELVGEVQDATRRGYGR
- a CDS encoding hemolysin family protein codes for the protein MEYLLLGVGLLLIVGTGIFVASEFALVNLDRAELEARRARGELRLLLTIRALKVTSTHLSSAQLGITLTTLLTGYTMEPAISTMLAPLLRVWGVPPEAAAPVSVTVAMLVATFLSMILGELVPKNFALALPVQTAKLVIPLQTAFTLVFKPAVLALNGSANAVLRAVGIEPKEELSGARSAEELSSLVRRSASQGVLEEDTATLLDRSLTFARLTADDIMTPRPSMHAISVGDSADDVIRLARSTGHSRFPVYDDDLDDITGVVHLKAAISVPREKRLEVPVGALSTEPLRVPETVHLDVLVAELRSKGYQMAVVVDEYGGTAGIVTLEDLIEEIVGEVFDEHDRSRAGIVRHAGSITFPGELRPDELLARTDIEVPEGEVYDTVGGYMMSVLERVPVPGDEVRVDSGALTVVRMDGRRVDRVRYVPDPAPATDDGTETDR
- a CDS encoding GuaB1 family IMP dehydrogenase-related protein, which encodes MKFSGERPAVDLTYSDVFLVPRRSAVDSRLQVDLAPGDGTPATVPLVAANMNSVTGPRLAATLARRGGLGVLPQDLPLQELDAAIRWVKRQPVRWDTPLVLSPRAAVADALRLLPALPGRGIVVAEQRGAEELRREDVVGVLAAPRLATALPDAALGDLVHSEPIAISTEDIGEGRAAFDAVDAADAEIVLMLERGQVVGTLTPRTALRSSLYRPAVDTDGRLAVAAAVGINGDVAGKSAALASAGVDVLVVDTAHGHQEGMLRALEAVARLDLGIPIVAGNVVTSDAVHDLVRAGASILKVGVGPGAMCTTRMMTAVGRPQFSAVLETAAAARELGAHVWADGGVRYPRDVALALAAGASSVMIGSWFAGTIEAPGELLHDAEGRVYKESWGMASTKAVQARFERLDPYERARKELFAEGISSSMIYLDPLRPGVEDLVDMITAGVRSSFTYAGASTVAEFHDRALVGLQSASGYEEGKALPVGW